A window of Candidatus Gracilibacteria bacterium genomic DNA:
TTTACAACTTCTCCTTCTTTTCAAACAAAGAGGTCGTAGATTTTTTCTTTTTCACTATCAGCAACTTTTTGAATAATAACTTGTCTTGCAGCCTGAGAAGCAATTCGCCCAAAAATGTCACCATCTTTCGCAAGTACTTCATCTGTTACATCTATTTCAATAACATCTCCTTCTTCAAAATCTCCAGCATCATCTCAAAGATCCTCAAAAGATATTTCAGTATTTGGGTCCTCCACAATTTTTTTCACTGTTTTTTCAACAGATATTTCAAGTTCTCCAGACTCTAAATCAAAATGAACATTTACCTCTTCGTCTTTATTTCAAAAATCTTTTTTATACGCAGTCTTGAGTGCTGCTTCTATAATTTCAACCAATTTTTGTTTCGGAAGTTTTTTTTCTGCAGCAATAAGGTTAATAGCTGCTTGAATCTTTTGTACGTCTAACATATTTTAAATTATTATTTAATATTTTTTAAAAGAAAACGAAGACTTGTTTCCAAATCTCCGTTTCTTCCTCTATTACATCTCCTCTATTATATTTTTGATATCTTATTTTGCAAATCTATATTTATTATAATAAGCTCTCTTAATAATTATTTATCGAATAAACCACACTTGTTCATTTACAGACGCTCCATGCCAAGCCTCTGCTTGTCAAGTCATATCTCAGTTGTAGAAATTATCCATTTTTCATATTCAAGAATTTCGTCTTGTTCATAGTCCCTGAGGAATATAGCTTGGACCATAAAATAAGAGTGAATATTCATTCGTGCTATCGTTTGAGGTAGTTTTTATTCACATTCGAATAGGCCAATTTGAATTAGTTGATATATCAGGAATAGCAAGTCCTTGTGAAACCTCCGATAAGACGTTGCATTTTCCTTGTGCTCCATGAGTTAAACTATCCCAATTTGATGAACTCACTTTATCGAGATATGGAAGTTGTGTATATCATTTCACACTCAAATTTTTATCGTTACACTCCGTTCATGTTACCTTATATCATCGTGTGTATACCATGAGATCAGACCAAGTATCAAGAGTTTCTCAAGCTGAACTCAAGCATTCTTGAGTTAGACTACAATTTTCAGAGTTTTTTGGTACCCAGTTATTGATGTCATCATGAGTCATGAGAGAAGTATCTTCTCAAATAGCATGAGCTATCATTGTCCATCCTCCTCAATCCGAGGTCATATCACAATAAACTTGAATCTTTTTATTTCACTGTGTGATGGTATAGGTCGCATTTATATACTGACTAAAAGACTTATTTTCAATAATAGATTTACAAGAATCATATCTATCACCAACCAAGACTGAAATAGCTCCCGAAACTAATCGAGATCAGGTTCAAGTGTATTTCTTAGTATCAGACACATGAGCTCAAAGAACTAAAGTATTATTCAAGATATCAATTTGTGATAGTCACTCAATATTTTGTATTGGAGTACTGAGGGTGCTTTCATCTTTAGAAACTAAAATTCATAATTTCTTTCCGTATACTTTTGGATATCTACTACTATAATCAAGAGCAAAAGATTTATTTATAGCTATTGGCTTGCTTAAAAATCTGTTTTGTGCGAGAGAAGATTTCTCTTCCATGAAAGCCATGAGTTGAAAATTTCTTCTATCACTCATAAGATAATACGTAAAAAATGTGCCATCCTTTGGATCAATTCCTCCATTAGTATACTCTAAAGTTTCAAGTATTTCTGTTGAGAGATATCATTGGTATGAGATAATATTATTGGCTCAACTTGCGCTGATAGTAACAGCATCTGTTGGAAGAGGAAGTTGACGTCGAGTAGAATATAGAAGGAGAGAATCTGAGAGATTTGTTATTTGAGATATTCTATTAGAATCTCGAGATGATGTGAGATAATTCGTATAGGAAACAAATCACACAGTAGCTAAAATTCATAGAATTGTTATAACAACGATAAGCTCAACTAAAGTAAATGCTTTGAAAGGATATCTCATTTCATAAAGGTTTTAGTATAATATTATGAAACAGTGTAAGAAGTTTTTTAAATTTAAAAAGCAGAATCACTTGATTCTGCTTTTTAGCAATGTATAGTATTATATTGTTTATTTCTTTTTTCTAAGAAAACTTGGAATATCAAGATCCTCTCCATCTCTCATATTACCAGCTTCTGGTTTAGATTGAGGTTGAGCTGGAAGCACTCGTGAATCTGAAACACTTCTTTTTCCAAATCACCCACCTGAACTATTTCCTCCTCTTGTTTGTTCTGATTTTTGTTCGAGGTATTTTTTATTAGATGTTTCATCAAATCCAGTAGCAACTACAGTGATTTTTATCTCTCCTTCGTAGTCTTCTCGAATAGTAGCACCAAAGATTATATTTGCGTCTCAGTCAACTGAATCAGTGATTACTTTTGCAGCTTCATCAACCTCAAACATAGAAAGATCAGTTCCACCAGTTATATTAAAGAGAAGTCCCTTTGCTCCTGCAATAGATAAGTCTAAAAGTGGACTATCAATAGCACTTCGGGCTGCTTCAACCGCTCTATTTTCACCAGAACCATATCCAATTCCCATAAGTGCTGAACCTGCTGAGTGCATTACAGCTCGTACATCGGCAAAATCGACATTGATAAGTCCTGGTTGAGTAATAAGGTCAGATATTCCTTGTACCCCCTGATTAAGAACCTCGTCCACGATTGAAAATGCATCAAGAAGTGGAGTTTTTTTATCTATAATAGAAAGGATTCTATCATTTGGAATCGTGATAAGTGTATCAACTTTTTCTTTGAGTAAATCAAAACCATCCATAGCCTTACTTGATCTATTGTGCCCCTCAAAACTAAATGGTCGAGTAACAACTCAGATGGTAAGTGCACCGAGTTCTTTTGCTACTTCAGCTACAACCGGGGCAGCTCAGGTTCCAGTTCCACCACCAAGCCCGCAAGTGATAAATACCATGTCAGCCCCTTCTAGAAGTGATTTAATTTCTTCTCGAGACTCTTCTGCTGCTTTTTTCCCAACATCAGGACTGCTTCACGCTCCAAGTCCACCAGTAATCATTTTACCGAGATTAAGTTTGTTGTCAGCAAGTGAACTATACAGTGCTTGAACATCTGTATTCATTGCAATAAAATCAACTCCTTCAAGTCACGCTTCAATCATTCTGTTTACAGCATTGTTTCAACCACCACCAACTCATACTACTTTGATTTTAGCAACTGGTGAAATAGAACCTGAAATTTGAACTTCTTCTGGTCAAGATTGAGTATTTTTTTGTGGTTTGTTTGATAGTAAATTTTTTAGTTTATCATCTCTTTTAACTGGCATGGGTATATTGTATAAAATGTAAAATATTGTAATAATAATGGACTTAAGTAAGAATTATGGAAGCATTTTCTTAAATACTTTCACAATTGACGAAAAGAATCAGCTTATATTCAAATTAAGTGGAGATCTTCTATAAGAATATCTGTTTCAAAGTATAAGACTTCATACCACTCATGAAAATACTGGATCACTAATAGAGGTTTCTGTGAGTGACTCTTTTTCAACTGGGAGACCTATGAATACAGGAAGTCGTAAAGTTTTTTTAGCTATCTCAATTATCCCCTGCTGTTTTACAGATCCACCAACTAAAATTGCTCATTCTGGCAACATTCCATCTCTTCAAATTCTTTTAAGTTCCTGAGAGATAAAAAAGAATATTTCTTCATATCTTGCAGTAACTATTTGTGAGAGATATATATTTGTGATAGATCATTCTTCTGATGAAGAGATATCCTTCATCATAATTTCTTTTTCTTTGGTTCCAGCTTCGTCGAGTCAAATTTGAGAATGTTGAATCTTGAGTTTTTCAGCTACATCTATTGATGTTCGAGCTCAAAGTGCAATATCATTCGTAACACTATCTCATCCTATTGGTATCACTACTGAATATTTTAATGAGCCTTCTTCATAGACTGTTATCCCCGTTGTAGAAGCTCCCATATCTATACAAACAACTCAAAGCTCTTTTTGTCTTTTTGTGAGAACTCCTTCCGGAGCAGAGAGGAGATTTGGATACATATCATGTATTTCTATCCCGACATCAGCCACTGCTTTTTTAATATTTCAAAGAATATTTTTATTCATTGAAAATATATGAGCGATAACTTCCAGCTTACGAGCTGACATCCCAATAGGATTTTTAACCCCTTCTTCTAAATCTACTATAAAGTATTCAGGAACAACTTTTAATATTTCTCTATTTGGAAGATCAACTCCATTTCTTGCCATATCAAGGACCCTATCTATATCTTCTTGAGATATTTCATCTCATGATACTGCAATA
This region includes:
- a CDS encoding prepilin-type N-terminal cleavage/methylation domain-containing protein, whose translation is MRYPFKAFTLVELIVVITILGILATVGFVSYTNYLTSSRDSNRISQITNLSDSLLLYSTRRQLPLPTDAVTISASGANNIISYQGYLSTEILETLEYTNGGIDPKDGTFFTYYLMSDRRNFQLMAFMEEKSSLAQNRFLSKPIAINKSFALDYSSRYPKVYGKKLGILVSKDESTLSTPIQNIEGLSQIDILNNTLVLGAHVSDTKKYTGTGSRLVSGAISVLVGDRYDSCKSIIENKSFSQYINATYTITQGNKKIQVYCDMTSDGGGWTMIAHAIGEDTSLMTHDDINNWVPKNSENCSLTQECLSSAGETLDTWSDLMVYTRGYKVTGTECNDKNLSVKGYTQLPYLDKVSSSNWDSLTHGAQGKCNVLSEVSQGLAIPDISTNSNWPIRMGIKTTSNDSTNEYSLLFYGPSYIPQGLGTRRNSGIGKMDNFYNGDMTGQAEAWHGASVNEQVWFIR
- the ftsZ gene encoding cell division protein FtsZ, with protein sequence MPVKRDDKLKNLLSNKPQKNTQSGPEEVQISGSISPVAKIKVVGVGGGGNNAVNRMIEAGLEGVDFIAMNTDVQALYSSLADNKLNLGKMITGGLGAGSSPDVGKKAAEESREEIKSLLEGADMVFITCGLGGGTGTGAAPVVAEVAKELGALTIGVVTRPFSFEGHNRSSKAMDGFDLLKEKVDTLITIPNDRILSIIDKKTPLLDAFSIVDEVLNQGVQGISDLITQPGLINVDFADVRAVMHSAGSALMGIGYGSGENRAVEAARSAIDSPLLDLSIAGAKGLLFNITGGTDLSMFEVDEAAKVITDSVDGDANIIFGATIREDYEGEIKITVVATGFDETSNKKYLEQKSEQTRGGNSSGGGFGKRSVSDSRVLPAQPQSKPEAGNMRDGEDLDIPSFLRKKK
- the ftsA gene encoding cell division protein FtsA, translated to MASENIITSIDIGSSKIRTLVGSFAEEKSRDFHVLGVGVSNSHAIRKGNILDMEEFKSNLDNSLEEAEKMSGEQVTGVNISFNSSSFDVITSKGIIAVSGDEISQEDIDRVLDMARNGVDLPNREILKVVPEYFIVDLEEGVKNPIGMSARKLEVIAHIFSMNKNILGNIKKAVADVGIEIHDMYPNLLSAPEGVLTKRQKELGVVCIDMGASTTGITVYEEGSLKYSVVIPIGGDSVTNDIALGARTSIDVAEKLKIQHSQIGLDEAGTKEKEIMMKDISSSEEGSITNIYLSQIVTARYEEIFFFISQELKRIGRDGMLPEGAILVGGSVKQQGIIEIAKKTLRLPVFIGLPVEKESLTETSISDPVFSGVVGSLILGNRYSYRRSPLNLNISGFFSSIVKVFKKMLP